The genomic segment GATTTCTTATCTTTTTTCTTCCGCTTTCCACCTCTCCTCTTTTTTTCACCATGGGCACCCTCCTCATCGTCAGCCTGGGATCTATCTTTTCGTTTTGGAGCAGGATTAGTACTCTTCCATTGTTCCTGCAGtacatataaaaattattgcAATACAGGGATTGTCGCAGGTTTGGAACTCGAAGAGATTATTCATTTAAAGGTCAAAAATTAGGTAAAATCAATTATAGGTGAAAAATAGTTCTCCCAGCAATTTTTCCACAGTAAATAGGACCATTACAGACTTTTTTCATGAAGTTGAACAAGAACTTGAACCAACTGTAACCATGTCACATGCAGTAACTAATCCCCAACATTTTCTCCATTAACACAGCTTCAACTGGAACAATGGTCATGAAATGAAAGGTAACAAATGCTTTTGAGACCCGGTGATTGATTCCTAAAGAGTGAGTGGGTATTGATTTTAGTCTTTTAAAAGCATTAGCCTCGAAGATGTTTAACTTTGAAGATAGCATTTCCGTTTCAGAGCCTATAGTGGAAGTTTCAAGTACATTGCCAAATAACTGAACAAACGCAAGCACAAATTTGTGGAAAAAAATAGTCCTCCAAAGTTTCTAAAGGAGAAAGGCGACGAAGAATTAAATGACTTATTAGTCAAGATGATTATATGAATATTGCACCTTTTCATTTCAATTTATATCAACATATCGAGGACTTACTGATGTGATACTCATTGAGACGACACTTGCCACGTCCAACAAGTATATTGATGGAGGATCTTTCATGCACTTTGATCCTCACAAATTAGTGGAAGATGAGATACTACGAAGATGAGATATGAACATGTTCAAAAATGATAAAAGATTGAAAGATTATACTTAGAAGTTCAAGTTATTTGATTATCGGGCATGTATAATTATGTAATTTAGTTGAAGGTCTACTCTGTCAGTTTGAGCCTTAATATTgttcatttattttaattttaggacTTATTTGATTAGTATTTGATATGAACCCAGTATAGCTATTTTAGATAGGTTTTACTGTATATACATGTATGCGAAATTGTAAGATAAAAAAATCGTATTTGAGTTTTCAATAATATATTGGAGAGTTTTCTCTTTTGTTCATCTTGAACATATCAATCAAACTTATTAAGATTCAATCTGGTGGGCGTTTGAAGAACTTATCAAAGTATGATCCTCGTGGCTTTCGAAATATCGCTTATCATCACGTTGTGCTTTGCCTACGTGTGGGGTGGCGTCCTCACTAATCCATCATATACCAAGGTTCATGTTTTTCTAACATTGGGTCGAGGTTTTTTTCCATCCATCGAAAATGAAAGCTTCGAGCCTGAATTCAACCTATCTTGTCTTTCAAAAAtcaattgtttttttatttgtttattccGCATTTTTGCTTGACTTTTAAAATACTATTCTCATTGATTTGAGTCAAACAATGTCGCATGAAGGCCGTATCAGTTATGATTTACAAAGTGCAATAagcagaaaataaaaaataaataggaCAGTGAAAGAAAGTTTACGAAAAAATGCAAATATATGCCAAGGAGAAGATAATGAACAACCCTTACCTTGATACGCTCCAAATGCTTCTCCTGCTGCATAACTTGCTTCAGCTCATCCTCCTGTTTTCTTTTCTCCAGCTGTTAAAATTTTTTATGTCATCAAATATAAGAGATGGAGAAATTACTCTCGGTAAGACAAGACATCAACAAATAAATAGTTAGTTACCTGAACTTTTCTCTGTTCTTCCGCTTTTCTGCGGGATTCTTCAGCCAGCTCCATCTGACGCAGAACTTCCAGTCTTTGCATATTCTGTTTCTCTTCTCGCTCAGCGGCATCGCAATGAACATTAGCTACTTCAAGCAAGTGCTTGCAATATGCAACATGagtttcaattttcttttcatcgAACCCATGAAGATGAAGGTTTGAAGATGCAGACAGCAAGCTGAACAAACGCACAACATTCCTAAGCTCCGCTACTGTAGCTCGTATCTATGTCATAAATAAACCATACATGAGAGAGAGGAAGGAATAGAGAGATTTCAAAGGCAGAATGAGAACAACCCACCAGTTACAAGAGAAAAATTGGTACAGAGAAACAATCGCTACAAGATGGCAGTACTCGGCTAAtgaattttaaaacataaattatattcCAAGGAGGGATTCTGAAAAAGTCAAAATGCTTTTATTGAAATACACACAAGAAAACCTTCAGCATTGACAAAGGCGAACATGTCATGATCTATTCAGTGGATGAAAACTAAGAGCAACAGCAGAGGACACTCCTTCCATAATCAGATCACAGAAACGTTTTTGATGGCTTATGTTTTTTCAACTTATAAAATTGGAAATCAACAGTTTGCCCAACCCTAGTGCAGTAAAACTATTAAGTAGCTCAATGAAAGGACCGTGGAAAAACATAAAGGAACAATTcctgattttgatatgtttgATATATAATATTCAAGTACTGGCCCTGATATCTTAGGCTTATATGATACTTAAGACATCAAATATCTTGAAAACCAGTATAGTTCCTGCAATTTCAAAGTTACTCAACACTCGAACAATCACACGACTAGAAGTGCTCATCTAGTGGTTGCTTATCAGCAAAATGGAAACTTGCAAAGATAATAATACCAGAATTCCCGCCAATATAAGTCGAAACAAAACATGATAAGATCAAGGATGATAACCTCATCCACAGTTCTTTTCGATTTTTGAAGTGTCGATGCGGAGAACTTTTGTAGAGCAACTCCTACATCAAATCGTAATGTGTAATTTGAAGGGGCCAAGTGAATAGCTCGTAGTAAGGTTTTCTTACAATCTTGCCACTGTTCAGCTTCATAGTGTGTACGCGCTAAGTAGAGAAGCACTTGACTGTCCGTATTATAATAAAACTTGCGCAAACAATTTTGATACTGAAAAAAAGAGTAAAATGTTATAAAATATACACAGTTAAGACAGGTTTATATCATCTTAATCAGAAAAATGATAGCGTTGGCGAACAACCATTTTCACAGCTAATGCAAAATTTCCTTGAGCGAAGTGAACATGAGCAAGGTTAATCCAGACATCTGGCATTTGGACATTGAAACTTCCACTCGCAGCTTCTTGGACCTGCAACAAGAAACATAAAAAGTGAATATCCCTACTTCACACTCTGACTATTCAATATCAAGTTCAGTTGACCTGTGTAAAAAGTTCCTTGGCTATATCAAATTGACCTTTTTCCGCAAACACCATGCCAGCGCCATTAGCTGCATAGAGGTTAGCAGGATGCTGAAGCAGAACCTGGTAAATGAAATATATAGTCGCATATCACAAAATTTTCCATGAAAAGAAGTCTAGATGTGACCAAAAAAAATGAAAGACAAAAAGCAAAAACTGGCAACGACACCTCAGTTGAGAATAAAGCATAAAGAGGACTTATGTTTCTACATAACTAAATCAAAGCCAGAGGAAGCCATTATTACCACATGGAATCCCAGAACTAAAAACTTGATGGTAAATGATGATGAGAGGAAAAGGAGGAAAAACACCTAGCTACTCAATGTGGCAGTTTCTAGGTGAAGAAGTTACTTGCATACTTTTGTGTAGAGTTCTTTGGCTTTCTCATAATGAGTAGCCTCCAACTTAAGAGCTTTTCTCTCACTGCGATTTGCTGCAAAGTAGTTCCAATTTCCCTAGTAACAAAGAAGGTGCATAATAAACAAAAATTGTTAATTCAACTGATGTTGTAAGTTATTATATAATTCCAAAGGAAAACAACTAAAACAAATGCATCTGACAATATAAAGGtctaaaattatataaatcaaaGAATATAACTGTGAAAGAATTCAGGGTAGTGTTTATACCAAACAAACTGCAGCATAGGAGTCTTTTCCATCCGTTGCATCCTTAGCATTGCGGAATGTTTCTTTTGCCTTCAGCCAGTCATCATTCTTAAGCTCCAAGTCACCAAGCATTAACAAAGCATCTGGGCCCTTCTCATCCGCCTTAAGTGCATCACCAATCTATGACcaaaaagaaatttttaaagGATAAAATTTATAACAAAGAATAAGAATACATACTAAAAAAGGATGAGTAAATGATATTGAGAGACAGCTATAGCTACCAGTTCAAGACAAAGTTGAACATTGTTTCGAGCTTTTGCAATCGCAGCAAGCCTCAAATGCGCATCTGTGTAATCTGGATACTGAAATTAATAATAACAAAGATAAGAAACAACTGTATTTACAAGAAGAAGCAAGCCAAACAAGTTCACGGGAAGTATCAGGAGTATGTGCTAGAATGATCCCAACCTCATCAAACTATTCATAATAccaatatcaaacaaatcaccCAGTTGGAAGAGATCATAAGTTTCGTAAAACTACCGATGCCTATTCTAACAGCTATATAAATTGAGAAGCATCCGTATGGTCTGTCGATTGAGTATCCCCAGACACCACCGTTGATTGAGAATCCCCAAACACCACACTAATCCAAAGATAAGCACCCAAGATGGACCAATTAACTTTTATTTGAACTCATAAAAGAATGCCAAAATACAGGGCATTGAAACAGAACGGGAATGTCACTGATGATGATCAAGAATAATTTTCTAGTTAAAAAAGTGACAAAAACGGCTTAACATTATTTGCTAGTTTTTATATCTGTTGACACATTGTGTCCAAGGAATAAAACTAATCAACTAACAAATAGGTTGTAACTGAATGAGGATTTGATAGCGCGTGGTTTACATGGCCTAATTGCAAAATAATTAGTACACTAACtcaattaattatttgaatGGAAGTATAATATACAACTCAGGAAGATGCACAACCAACATAAATTGCACAATTACTGTGGTACCTTACATGTACTacaaaaaataacaaaactACTCAACTCCACTCCTTCAACAAAACTGCAGGGACAAGAAAGCCACTAATACCTTAAATAATATCAGGCGGTATAGGATGTTGGCTAATTCGGTGTCATGCATCTGCTCCAGTACTCTAGCAAAATTAAATAGTGTTGTAACTTTATTCCAAGGGAGATTCACTGATATACTATGTTCCTCGAGTCGATGAAATAATTTTAAGTCCTTATAATGATGGATGGTAGAGCTGGCATCAACAGGATATTGCATGTTATTAATTAAACTGGATTGTCTTCTACGACTAGGCCTTGGCCAATCTTCATGATGTGGAGCATCTCCATTAGCATCTGATTGTGTCAAATTTAAAATCGGTTCTCCTCCAGCATCAAAAAAGCTGCACCATACACCATCTCCTAGTGCTTCATTAAATGTCTCATCAGCAAGCTGGAGTAACAAAACATCGAGCCACCTCAGAAATGATTCAATTCGAACTGACCGGAATCTTAAGCTATTAAATTCAAGTGGTAAATAATGCAAGCAAACCTCAAACTCTCCCCTTTCAAAATGGAGCGCCCCAATATTGTTAAGTAGCTCTAAAGGTACTTCCTCGTTCCCCCTCTTCAGCAGGTTACGAGCCTGCAGAAAACAGACTTCAGCAATACAAAAAGGATATAAAGTTAATGTAGTGGTGTGTTTCAGATGCCAGAAGAAAAATCAAATGCCACATAGATGGCTGAAGATAATGTGGGAATGGATCTGACCATTTTGAGTTTCCTCGAATCCTTATCCAtgggaaaaaaataattaacccATATGTCTTCAAACATAAGTCAAAATACTCCAAACAATGGAAAGACAAGTGAACAAGAgcattaaaatacaaaaatacaCATTTTGACAGGGAAAAACCGCAGAGATGTACAGAAGAAGAAACAGTGAAATATTCTCTATGGATAACGTTACATCGGTATCCAATAATCCATCTCACCAATAAATGGGAATCAGAAGACACTGTATACTTGTTGAGATAGGAAATTATAAAATTCTCTTAACAGTAGTCCTACAAGGTGAAcaaatttcaaatttgaaattGCCAAGAAACAAGTTTGAGAAAATTTGATATAATCTGAATAGTTTCATGAGAGTTTCGCACCATATCCAGTTAGTTCGGCCCTCAAAAAACAAGATTATTTGCATTTTACATTTTGTACTCTATATTATTACTGCAAAAGCCTAAGAAGCCTTGAGATGAAAACTTCCAATTTTGTGTTTcctttctaaaaaaatattataaaatctaCAAGAGTATGCTTGTGTGTGTGCGCTCCCTACTGGCTTTCTCTAGCAGTAAATACTCAGCTCTTCTTGTATTGCAGTCCTGAATAGGCAAGTTCTCAAAAAAACTTCCACTGTTTGGTCAAAGATAAAAGGTTTAGGGACTTACAGGCCTTCTAACCATTAGAAAGAAGAATGGCTCTATGGTATGGCAGATTGGAAAATAATGTTCAGCTTTCAGTTTATTGGTACACCAAACAGAAGCAAAGACAAAAGAACTTCAATGATGGTGGTACAAGTCTACAAGATAGCAAAAATATAATGCATTCTTATTTGGAAAGTTGAAAAATAAGTTGGCCTTTTGTTTTACCTAAGACTACAATCGATACAAACATGAGGAATTGTTTACTCAAATCCTAGGTTATTCATGAATTTTTCAGCAccaaatttt from the Primulina eburnea isolate SZY01 chromosome 3, ASM2296580v1, whole genome shotgun sequence genome contains:
- the LOC140825842 gene encoding protein CTR9 homolog — encoded protein: MACVYIPVQNSEEEVRVALDQLPRDATDILDILKAEQAPLDLWLIIAREYFKQGKIEQFRQILEEGSSPEIDEYYADVRYERIAILNALGAYYSYLGKIETLQREKEDHFIQATQYYNKASRIDMHEPSTWIGKGQLLLAKGDIEQAFNAFKIVLDGDHDNVPALLGQACVHFSRGRYSESLELYKRALQVYPWAPAVRLGIAFCHYKLGHLEKAKQSFNRALQLDPDNVEALVALGISDLQTNEAAGIMNGMEKMQRAFEIYPFCAMALNYLANHFFFTGQHFLVEQLTETALAVTLHGPTKAHSYYNLARSYHSKGDYEKAGMYYMASVKESNNPRDFVLPYYGLGQVQLKLGDLRSALTNFEKVLEVQPENCETLKALGHIYSQLDQIEKAQELFKKATKIDPRDPQAFLDLGELLISTDIIASLDAFKTARNLLKRGNEEVPLELLNNIGALHFERGEFELADETFNEALGDGVWCSFFDAGGEPILNLTQSDANGDAPHHEDWPRPSRRRQSSLINNMQYPVDASSTIHHYKDLKLFHRLEEHSISVNLPWNKVTTLFNFARVLEQMHDTELANILYRLILFKYPDYTDAHLRLAAIAKARNNVQLCLELIGDALKADEKGPDALLMLGDLELKNDDWLKAKETFRNAKDATDGKDSYAAVCLGNWNYFAANRSERKALKLEATHYEKAKELYTKVLLQHPANLYAANGAGMVFAEKGQFDIAKELFTQVQEAASGSFNVQMPDVWINLAHVHFAQGNFALAVKMYQNCLRKFYYNTDSQVLLYLARTHYEAEQWQDCKKTLLRAIHLAPSNYTLRFDVGVALQKFSASTLQKSKRTVDEIRATVAELRNVVRLFSLLSASSNLHLHGFDEKKIETHVAYCKHLLEVANVHCDAAEREEKQNMQRLEVLRQMELAEESRRKAEEQRKVQLEKRKQEDELKQVMQQEKHLERIKEQWKSTNPAPKRKDRSQADDEEGAHGEKKRRGGKRKKKDKKSRYESEEMEAGVEDRENMGYEDAYADTNASYGEQYNELNDMEDNQDNVPQDLLAAAGLEDSDAEDVDAASLNMSRRRRALSESDDDEPVQGQPAEPDEMESDGEVGVDPGVMVDDE